A region of Faecalibacterium taiwanense DNA encodes the following proteins:
- a CDS encoding type II toxin-antitoxin system PemK/MazF family toxin produces the protein MEPHIGSEQGGTRPVVVLQNDVGNRYAPTLIVATVTSRTEKKKYQPTHVLIAHNTAFEKPSVVQLEQIFTIDKSRIQRFLGRTTRNEMRRIEEALLNSLEINEWDRRNADE, from the coding sequence ATGGAGCCGCACATCGGCTCCGAGCAGGGCGGCACCCGCCCTGTGGTGGTTCTGCAAAACGATGTAGGGAACCGCTATGCGCCTACCCTTATCGTGGCGACAGTGACTTCCCGCACCGAGAAAAAGAAATACCAGCCCACACACGTTCTGATAGCCCACAATACAGCCTTTGAGAAGCCATCTGTGGTTCAACTGGAACAGATCTTCACGATAGACAAAAGCCGCATACAACGCTTCTTGGGGCGGACTACGCGGAACGAAATGCGCCGGATCGAAGAAGCACTTCTGAATAGTTTGGAAATCAATGAATGGGACAGGAGGAATGCCGATGAATGA
- a CDS encoding DNA methylase gives MAPPRTYLASTYLAIDLKSFYASVECVDRHLDPLTTNLVVADASRTEKTICLAVSPSLKAYKIPGRARLFEAVQRVREVNAQRLQTAIRQKKAVRGEDGKYHFASTSFDANALNTDPTLGLSYIVAPPRMQRYLDVSTQIYKTYLKYVSPADIYPYSIDEVFIDVTGYLPYYHMSAHELAMTMVREVLYNTGITATAGIGTNLYLAKLAMDIVAKHIPADKDGVRIAELDEQSYRYLLWNHRPLTDFWMTGPGTVKRLESHGIYTMGDLARFSIHGEDRLYEIFGVDAEILIDHAWGYEPCGMEQIKSYKPSTNSISEGQVLTCPYPNDKAKLIVREMAEILMFRLTEKKLVTESITLEIGYDRENVDKGDYRGLTQTDRYGRVIPKAAHGTVRFDAPTNLGSTIINESAKLFERITNPALTVRRITLNANKVTPDEGIYQVDFFTDTKKLEKEKKLQQAMLGIKNKYGKNAVLKASSYEEGATMRQRNAQIGGHSAGGSAGGSDGKLQK, from the coding sequence ATGGCACCGCCGCGCACCTATCTGGCAAGCACCTATCTGGCAATCGACCTGAAAAGTTTCTATGCCTCGGTGGAGTGCGTAGACCGTCATCTGGACCCTCTGACCACCAATCTGGTTGTGGCAGACGCCTCCCGCACCGAAAAGACCATCTGCCTTGCGGTGTCGCCCTCCCTGAAAGCCTACAAGATACCCGGCAGAGCACGGCTGTTTGAAGCCGTTCAGCGTGTCCGGGAGGTCAACGCTCAGCGGCTGCAAACTGCCATCCGGCAGAAAAAGGCAGTCCGGGGAGAAGATGGAAAATACCACTTTGCCAGCACCTCTTTTGATGCCAATGCCCTGAACACAGACCCGACGCTAGGGCTGAGCTACATCGTTGCGCCGCCCCGGATGCAGCGGTATCTGGATGTGTCCACCCAGATTTACAAGACCTATCTCAAATATGTGTCCCCGGCGGACATCTACCCATACTCCATCGACGAAGTTTTTATTGATGTGACAGGCTACCTGCCCTATTACCACATGAGCGCCCACGAGCTTGCCATGACCATGGTGCGGGAAGTGCTGTACAACACCGGCATCACCGCAACGGCAGGCATCGGCACCAACCTCTACCTTGCAAAGCTGGCCATGGACATCGTGGCCAAGCACATCCCGGCAGACAAAGATGGTGTCCGCATTGCAGAGCTGGACGAGCAGTCCTACCGGTATCTGCTGTGGAACCATCGCCCGCTGACAGATTTCTGGATGACCGGTCCCGGCACCGTCAAGCGGCTGGAATCTCACGGCATCTATACCATGGGGGACTTGGCACGGTTTTCCATCCACGGAGAAGATCGTCTGTATGAGATTTTTGGCGTGGATGCAGAGATCCTCATCGACCACGCATGGGGTTACGAACCCTGCGGCATGGAGCAGATCAAAAGCTACAAGCCCAGCACCAACAGCATCAGTGAGGGACAGGTGCTGACCTGCCCCTACCCCAACGATAAGGCAAAACTCATCGTCCGGGAGATGGCAGAGATTCTGATGTTCCGGCTCACGGAAAAGAAGCTGGTGACGGAATCCATCACCTTGGAGATAGGCTACGACCGGGAGAATGTGGACAAGGGCGACTACCGTGGTCTGACCCAGACCGACCGCTACGGCAGAGTTATCCCCAAGGCAGCCCACGGCACCGTCCGGTTTGATGCTCCTACCAATCTGGGCAGCACCATCATCAACGAAAGCGCAAAGCTGTTTGAGCGCATCACTAACCCAGCGCTGACGGTGCGGCGTATCACCCTCAACGCCAACAAGGTCACGCCGGACGAGGGCATCTATCAGGTGGACTTTTTCACCGACACCAAGAAGCTGGAAAAGGAGAAAAAACTCCAGCAAGCCATGCTGGGCATCAAGAACAAGTACGGAAAAAACGCCGTGCTGAAAGCCAGCAGCTACGAAGAAGGTGCCACCATGCGCCAGCGCAATGCGCAAATCGGCGGGCACAGTGCAGGAGGTTCGGCAGGAGGCTCAGATGGAAAACTACAAAAATAG
- a CDS encoding 5'-nucleotidase C-terminal domain-containing protein translates to MLFTQNTAYSIDMTNHGSAAASSLMNALRATYDASIAVGYSPLVSTSIYCGEYSKQQILWVMAGNYAVSQGEYTGAELRQMMEWLVNVKDNGANPIRHRNYMPVTSGMEYKVTEYEQGKFRLEELTINGAPLDDTATYTVFVAGTDVWIENEVYCNCPMPENLKAKRTEYAIEGAESRSCLKDSLAVSKQFPAPSEYLTIVQGE, encoded by the coding sequence GTGCTGTTCACCCAGAATACCGCATACTCCATCGACATGACCAACCACGGCAGCGCTGCGGCTTCCTCGCTGATGAACGCCCTGCGCGCCACCTATGATGCGTCTATTGCAGTCGGCTATTCGCCGCTGGTGTCCACCTCCATCTACTGCGGCGAGTACAGCAAGCAGCAGATCTTGTGGGTGATGGCCGGCAACTACGCTGTCTCACAGGGGGAATATACCGGTGCAGAGCTGCGGCAGATGATGGAGTGGCTGGTAAACGTGAAGGACAACGGCGCAAACCCCATCCGGCACCGGAATTATATGCCCGTGACCAGCGGCATGGAATACAAGGTGACCGAATACGAGCAGGGCAAGTTCCGTCTGGAAGAGCTTACCATCAACGGTGCACCGCTGGACGACACCGCCACCTATACCGTATTTGTGGCGGGCACTGATGTGTGGATAGAAAACGAGGTCTACTGCAACTGCCCCATGCCGGAGAACCTGAAAGCTAAGCGGACGGAATACGCCATTGAAGGGGCAGAAAGCCGCTCCTGCCTGAAGGATTCGCTGGCGGTCAGCAAGCAGTTCCCCGCCCCCTCCGAGTATCTGACCATTGTACAGGGAGAATAA
- a CDS encoding ATP-binding protein, which produces MQMEQGVQQEWDRDFIHQETGESRYIHVTGFINDVQGAKKCIVDLSDRTGEHQTTLAVEAALEVAEKASKAKTDFLSNMSHDIRTPMNAIIGITTLMKNELHEPEKLAEHLGKLETSGQLLLGIINDILDMSRIESGKTTLNVEKMNLPQQVSQLDSVIRQQASQRRQTFTVNTLVQHENVLADPNRLNQVLMNILSNAVKYTPTGGYIRLDVDELTHTEHYAKYRFVVQDNGIGMSEEFQKTLFEPFTREEKSGTNKVQGTGLGMAITKSIVDLMGGSISVESATGKGTRFEVVLEFPIDAEADTAQKAQELPEETEDTSPLCGMKFLCAEDNALNAEILQMLLETKGASCTICSNGQEIVDAFVRVKPGEYDMILMDVQMPVMDGLEAARRIRSSENPLGQVIPILAMTANAFLEDMQKSKEAGMDEHLSKPVDIDALEQAVKRFRVTPRK; this is translated from the coding sequence ATGCAGATGGAGCAGGGCGTTCAGCAGGAATGGGATCGAGACTTTATCCATCAGGAGACCGGCGAGTCCCGCTATATCCATGTGACCGGCTTTATCAATGATGTGCAGGGCGCAAAAAAGTGCATCGTGGATCTGTCTGACCGCACAGGCGAGCACCAGACCACGCTGGCTGTGGAAGCCGCGCTGGAAGTAGCCGAAAAGGCCAGCAAAGCCAAGACGGACTTCCTTTCCAACATGAGCCACGATATCCGCACCCCCATGAATGCTATCATCGGCATTACCACTCTGATGAAAAACGAGCTGCACGAGCCGGAAAAGCTGGCCGAGCATCTGGGCAAGCTGGAAACATCCGGCCAGCTTCTGCTGGGCATCATCAACGATATTCTGGATATGAGCCGGATTGAGAGCGGCAAGACTACCCTGAATGTGGAAAAGATGAACCTGCCCCAGCAGGTCAGCCAGCTGGACAGCGTTATTCGCCAGCAGGCAAGCCAGCGCCGCCAGACCTTTACGGTAAACACCCTTGTGCAGCACGAAAACGTACTGGCCGACCCCAACCGCCTAAATCAGGTGCTGATGAACATCCTCTCCAACGCGGTCAAGTACACGCCCACCGGTGGGTACATCCGGCTGGATGTAGATGAGCTCACCCATACCGAGCATTACGCCAAATACCGCTTTGTGGTGCAGGATAACGGCATCGGCATGAGCGAGGAGTTCCAAAAGACCCTTTTTGAACCCTTTACCCGCGAGGAAAAATCCGGCACCAACAAGGTGCAGGGCACCGGCCTTGGCATGGCTATCACCAAGAGCATCGTAGACCTGATGGGCGGCTCCATCAGCGTGGAGAGTGCCACCGGCAAGGGCACCCGCTTTGAGGTCGTGCTGGAATTCCCCATTGATGCCGAGGCAGACACGGCACAAAAGGCGCAGGAGCTGCCGGAGGAAACAGAAGACACTTCTCCCCTGTGCGGCATGAAGTTCCTCTGCGCCGAGGATAACGCCCTCAACGCCGAAATTTTGCAGATGCTGCTGGAGACCAAGGGAGCCAGCTGCACCATCTGCTCCAACGGTCAGGAGATCGTGGATGCGTTTGTCCGCGTCAAGCCCGGCGAGTATGACATGATCCTGATGGATGTGCAGATGCCGGTGATGGACGGCCTCGAAGCCGCCCGCCGCATCCGCAGCAGCGAAAACCCGCTGGGCCAGGTCATCCCCATCCTCGCCATGACGGCAAACGCCTTTTTGGAAGATATGCAGAAGAGCAAGGAAGCCGGGATGGACGAGCATCTGTCCAAGCCCGTGGACATCGACGCGCTGGAACAGGCCGTCAAGCGCTTCCGCGTTACCCCCCGAAAATAA
- a CDS encoding site-specific integrase has translation MASIKLIEPKKKPRYYQITANVLVNGKIERRYGRFDFDPTELKNARARNAAANAAAAEFERQEQEKADKEASNAGKTFAVVAQEYIASNRSRMAPSVRLKGDYDANRNKENTSLKKEKYLQRIQSYPEFSEKAIGTITRQDCDAVIRFLEDSDARVYKRAVLKPESKEFKTVSCPKIAKKCTIREETIERIFRGETVSLDSAQQVAMALGKTVGQMFEVEIDRRPMTKKTMREYNLFIRSVLNYANDNYGTSLQMPMIKASGRKGKSVDCLHSDEVEALQVALKECSMLEKAVVLCLLNTGVRRGELAGLTWKDVNFRDGTIHVSKSLLVFPNYGYQLTTTKESNIRDVDVAPEFMAFLKDYHEQWKSRKKLMGASWQKNLEKKGAKYAQSLLDLRGNDFVICNDYGFPINPDSYAALVRRVGKKAGIEKIHPHMFRHTFVSILLSNPNIGVATVAAEAGHAQPSTTLAIYTQVYDRRRDEIRKQMSKELYK, from the coding sequence ATGGCATCCATTAAGCTGATCGAACCCAAAAAGAAACCCCGGTATTACCAAATCACCGCAAATGTTCTGGTGAACGGCAAAATCGAACGTCGCTATGGTCGGTTCGATTTTGACCCCACCGAACTGAAAAACGCTCGTGCGCGCAACGCTGCTGCGAATGCTGCCGCCGCTGAATTTGAGCGGCAGGAACAGGAAAAGGCCGATAAAGAAGCCAGCAACGCAGGAAAGACCTTTGCGGTTGTAGCGCAAGAGTACATAGCTTCAAACCGTTCTCGGATGGCTCCCTCGGTTCGTCTGAAAGGTGACTATGACGCAAACCGCAACAAAGAGAACACTAGCTTGAAAAAAGAAAAGTATCTTCAACGCATCCAAAGTTACCCGGAATTTTCTGAAAAAGCGATTGGGACGATTACCCGGCAAGACTGCGATGCAGTCATTCGCTTTCTGGAAGATAGTGATGCACGCGTTTATAAACGTGCGGTTTTGAAGCCAGAATCTAAAGAGTTCAAAACGGTGTCTTGCCCTAAAATTGCGAAAAAATGCACCATCCGAGAGGAAACCATTGAGCGGATTTTCCGTGGTGAAACGGTTTCTTTGGACTCGGCACAACAGGTGGCAATGGCTTTGGGTAAGACCGTTGGGCAGATGTTTGAGGTGGAGATTGACCGCCGCCCCATGACGAAAAAGACGATGCGAGAGTACAATCTGTTCATTCGGTCAGTCCTGAACTACGCCAATGATAACTATGGAACATCACTTCAAATGCCAATGATAAAAGCATCTGGGCGAAAAGGAAAATCTGTGGACTGCTTACATAGTGATGAAGTAGAAGCCTTACAAGTGGCTTTGAAAGAGTGCTCCATGCTGGAAAAGGCAGTCGTTTTGTGCCTGCTGAACACTGGTGTCCGGCGTGGAGAACTGGCTGGTCTTACATGGAAAGATGTGAATTTCCGTGATGGAACAATCCATGTGTCAAAATCTTTGTTGGTTTTCCCTAATTATGGCTATCAGCTTACCACAACGAAAGAAAGCAACATCCGTGATGTGGATGTTGCCCCGGAGTTTATGGCCTTTTTGAAGGACTATCACGAACAGTGGAAGTCCAGAAAAAAGCTGATGGGTGCAAGCTGGCAGAAAAATCTGGAAAAGAAAGGTGCTAAGTACGCACAGTCGCTTCTGGATTTGCGTGGGAATGACTTTGTGATCTGCAACGACTACGGCTTTCCCATCAACCCCGACAGCTATGCAGCACTGGTGCGCCGGGTCGGGAAAAAAGCGGGCATCGAAAAAATTCACCCGCATATGTTCCGGCACACCTTCGTCAGTATCCTGCTGTCCAATCCAAACATCGGTGTGGCAACGGTGGCCGCAGAAGCCGGACACGCGCAACCCAGCACGACCCTTGCAATCTATACGCAGGTCTACGACAGGCGGCGTGATGAGATTCGGAAGCAGATGAGCAAGGAACTGTACAAGTGA
- a CDS encoding family 10 glycosylhydrolase: MTQRRKSKKTEAEPRRVNRRTFLAGAGAAACVGAGLWLRRKKFSKQDKTKAEKHPVENPALPAGEWRAVWVSYLEWAAMDFSSADAFRAGCVQMLENCAGLGLNTVLAQVRPFGDALYKSQLFPWSHLCTGVQGQDPGFDPLDILLQEAHGRGLSVEAWLNPYRLRSSAAMPPNLAENNLANTHPEWVCAVGDGLYLNPAEPAAADYVVQGVAELLQNYAVDGIHFDDYFYPTTEESIDAAQFAASGAADLAAWRRQNVTALVKKVHDTVKTADPTLRFGISPQGNPDNDLNSQYSDVTAWLAAGGEEQVVDYLCPQIYWGYGYTLQSGSTRFAFENIVPAWLAYPRAEGVALYFGLGAYRVGAGDGGANPDSVSGWSTGDVLARQVQDLRSQNAGGWALYRYGSLFGAGAPEQAAAECAALRAVTGKET; encoded by the coding sequence GTGACCCAGCGGCGCAAGTCCAAAAAAACGGAAGCGGAACCGCGCCGTGTGAACCGGCGCACCTTTCTGGCGGGGGCCGGTGCTGCTGCCTGTGTGGGTGCGGGGCTGTGGCTGCGCAGAAAAAAGTTTTCCAAACAGGACAAAACGAAAGCAGAAAAACACCCTGTTGAGAACCCTGCCCTGCCTGCAGGCGAGTGGCGGGCCGTATGGGTGAGCTATCTGGAATGGGCAGCAATGGATTTTTCCTCGGCGGATGCCTTCCGCGCCGGGTGCGTGCAAATGCTGGAAAACTGCGCGGGCCTTGGGCTGAACACGGTGCTTGCGCAGGTGCGGCCCTTCGGAGATGCACTTTACAAAAGCCAGCTGTTCCCGTGGAGCCACCTGTGCACCGGCGTGCAAGGGCAGGACCCCGGTTTTGACCCGCTGGACATCCTTTTGCAGGAGGCCCACGGGCGAGGCCTTTCGGTGGAGGCGTGGCTGAATCCCTACCGGCTGCGGTCCTCTGCAGCCATGCCGCCGAATCTGGCAGAGAACAACCTTGCCAACACCCACCCGGAATGGGTGTGTGCAGTGGGCGACGGGCTGTATCTGAACCCGGCCGAGCCTGCAGCGGCGGACTATGTGGTGCAGGGCGTGGCCGAGCTTTTGCAGAACTACGCGGTGGACGGCATCCACTTTGACGATTATTTTTACCCTACGACCGAAGAAAGCATCGATGCGGCGCAGTTTGCGGCCAGCGGTGCGGCAGACCTTGCAGCATGGCGGCGGCAGAACGTGACCGCTCTGGTCAAGAAGGTGCACGACACGGTGAAGACTGCAGACCCGACGCTGCGCTTTGGCATCAGTCCGCAGGGGAATCCCGACAACGACCTCAACAGCCAGTACAGCGATGTGACGGCGTGGCTGGCTGCGGGCGGGGAAGAACAGGTGGTGGATTATCTCTGCCCGCAGATCTACTGGGGCTATGGCTACACGCTGCAGAGCGGCAGCACCCGATTTGCCTTTGAGAACATCGTGCCCGCGTGGCTGGCGTACCCGCGCGCAGAGGGCGTGGCCCTGTACTTCGGGCTGGGCGCGTACCGCGTGGGCGCAGGTGACGGCGGCGCGAACCCGGACAGCGTGAGCGGCTGGAGCACCGGCGATGTGCTGGCCCGGCAGGTGCAGGACCTGCGCAGCCAGAACGCGGGCGGCTGGGCGCTGTACCGGTACGGCAGTCTGTTTGGTGCGGGCGCACCGGAGCAGGCCGCTGCCGAGTGTGCTGCCCTGCGG
- a CDS encoding helix-turn-helix domain-containing protein, whose amino-acid sequence MYFDSYSAGKRIQQLRKTKGLTQEELAIKLNISDRHLRNIERGEEAPSIDLLVEIMETFNTTLDYLIVGKTPSEKEEQLRKKLCAKLHRLARSLDAIADDL is encoded by the coding sequence ATGTACTTTGATTCTTACTCCGCAGGAAAACGCATTCAGCAACTGCGTAAAACCAAGGGACTGACGCAAGAAGAATTGGCTATCAAGCTGAACATCAGCGACCGCCATCTTCGTAACATTGAACGAGGGGAAGAAGCTCCATCGATTGACCTTTTGGTTGAAATCATGGAAACCTTCAATACGACACTTGACTATTTGATTGTGGGAAAGACACCCTCAGAAAAAGAAGAACAGCTGAGGAAAAAGCTCTGCGCTAAATTGCACCGCCTTGCACGCAGTTTAGATGCGATTGCAGACGATTTATAA
- a CDS encoding conjugal transfer protein TraD translates to MKLKFTRKTWYFFLLAAAAMSMLGGFAVLGGMDFSGLELIVFCITGIAVLFLAAQKGAPAKDKRSYTLVFVLLMLSKLAAGGWAGDLCSALVWPGLLAIEYGHGRPVQRPLQLVCISEALRLLFWLLTKYAGMSALAFWTNIMFVLLACARGWAALVLYKTQEETL, encoded by the coding sequence ATGAAGCTCAAATTTACACGCAAGACCTGGTATTTTTTCCTGCTGGCGGCAGCGGCAATGTCCATGCTGGGCGGCTTTGCCGTGCTGGGCGGCATGGATTTTTCGGGGCTGGAACTGATCGTGTTCTGCATCACCGGCATTGCAGTGCTGTTTTTGGCCGCACAGAAGGGTGCTCCCGCCAAGGATAAGCGCAGCTACACGCTGGTGTTCGTGCTGCTGATGCTCAGCAAGCTGGCTGCAGGCGGCTGGGCGGGCGACCTGTGCTCGGCACTGGTGTGGCCGGGCCTGCTTGCCATCGAGTACGGCCACGGCAGGCCCGTTCAGCGCCCGCTGCAGCTGGTGTGCATCTCGGAAGCGCTGCGCCTTTTGTTCTGGCTGCTGACGAAGTATGCGGGTATGAGCGCCCTTGCCTTCTGGACGAACATCATGTTCGTGCTGCTGGCCTGCGCCCGGGGCTGGGCAGCGCTTGTGCTGTATAAGACCCAGGAGGAGACCCTGTGA
- a CDS encoding DUF6551 family protein produces MKNMNCVNTMPEIMPEITDEAIIEALFAQRPYEEKVINSAFLEIPADYQRGLSIPNVEKMSAEFTELIANPPKVSYRDGHYFVFDGQHTIVTRKTMNGGADLPIICKVYTGLTKEEEAILFSKQTGVSRPLTAGAELRAALVGKDAQSIAFLNATESTGLQLGLDAYRAPWKIICIRTAFKEYKTYGADLYKEALTMLAKGWEGDPDSLRSGILRGMVRFVALYQGEYDPERLVKRLRTVHPMTLVRDEKAMSGTVSYKYMMLILRTYNGSSRRFNLPIKQ; encoded by the coding sequence ATGAAGAATATGAACTGCGTCAACACCATGCCTGAGATCATGCCCGAAATCACCGATGAAGCCATCATCGAAGCCCTCTTTGCCCAGCGGCCTTACGAGGAAAAGGTTATCAACAGTGCCTTCCTCGAAATCCCTGCCGACTACCAGCGGGGTCTGAGCATCCCGAATGTTGAGAAGATGTCGGCTGAGTTCACTGAACTGATCGCCAACCCTCCCAAGGTCAGCTACCGGGACGGGCATTACTTTGTGTTCGATGGTCAGCACACCATTGTAACCCGGAAAACCATGAACGGCGGTGCTGACCTTCCCATCATCTGCAAGGTGTACACCGGGCTGACGAAAGAGGAGGAAGCAATTCTCTTTTCCAAGCAGACCGGCGTTTCCAGACCTCTGACTGCTGGCGCAGAACTTCGTGCTGCACTGGTCGGCAAGGATGCACAGTCCATCGCATTCCTGAATGCCACCGAAAGCACCGGCTTGCAGCTTGGTCTGGATGCCTATCGCGCTCCGTGGAAGATCATTTGCATCCGCACCGCCTTTAAGGAGTACAAGACCTATGGCGCAGACCTCTACAAAGAAGCCCTGACCATGCTGGCAAAGGGCTGGGAGGGTGACCCCGATTCCCTCCGCTCCGGCATCCTGCGGGGCATGGTTCGCTTCGTGGCACTCTATCAGGGCGAGTATGACCCGGAACGTCTGGTGAAGCGGCTGCGTACCGTTCACCCCATGACGCTGGTGCGTGATGAAAAGGCCATGAGCGGCACCGTCAGCTACAAGTATATGATGCTGATTCTTCGCACCTACAACGGCTCCAGCCGCCGCTTCAATCTCCCCATCAAGCAGTGA
- a CDS encoding helix-turn-helix domain-containing protein translates to MKNVLDTITSYREARHWSNYDLASHAGIKPTTISSWYRKNIVPTVPTLLKICDAFGITLTEFFSVVESGEREAVVLTHEQAEMLEKWSALRPEQKEAVVHLLSTMP, encoded by the coding sequence GTGAAAAATGTCTTGGACACGATAACATCTTACCGTGAAGCTCGGCACTGGTCGAATTATGATTTGGCATCTCACGCCGGAATCAAGCCAACTACCATTTCCTCATGGTACAGAAAGAACATCGTCCCTACTGTACCGACGCTTCTGAAAATCTGTGATGCATTCGGAATCACATTGACAGAATTTTTCTCAGTGGTTGAATCCGGCGAACGGGAAGCTGTTGTACTTACTCATGAACAGGCAGAAATGCTTGAAAAATGGTCTGCGTTGCGTCCAGAGCAAAAAGAAGCAGTCGTTCATTTGCTGAGTACCATGCCGTAA
- a CDS encoding ABC transporter substrate-binding protein produces the protein MMKKISRRSFLQACGIAAATAALTACGGGKAEADKSSSQNGKIQITFYLWDRSMMKELTPWLEEKFPEYEFHFIQGFNTMDYYRDLLNRAEQLPDIIICRRFSLNDAAPLAEHLMDLSTTEVAGTFYSSYLNNNQEPDGAIRWLPMCAEVDGTAANVDLFAQHNIPLPTNYAEFVAAIDAFEAIGIKGYQADWRYDYTCLETMQGSAIPELMSLEGTTWRMNYESETEDGSTGLDDVVWPKVFEKYEQFLKDVRVQPGDARLELNPIAKPFYERQTAMIRTTAGIADVMPDQYGFNASILPYFGETANDSWLLTYPMCQAAVSSTVAQDEAKLAAVLKVLEAVYSAEGQSKMAGGAAVLSYNKEINITSSTSLEHVADIISANHLYMRLASTEIFRISEDVGHKMMTGEYDAKAAYDAFNEQLVTPERTPKPRCCSPRIPHTPST, from the coding sequence ATGATGAAAAAAATCTCCCGCCGCTCCTTTTTGCAGGCTTGCGGCATTGCAGCAGCCACAGCAGCGCTGACCGCCTGCGGCGGCGGCAAGGCTGAAGCCGACAAGAGCAGCAGCCAGAACGGCAAAATTCAGATCACCTTTTATCTGTGGGATCGCTCCATGATGAAAGAGCTTACGCCGTGGCTGGAAGAAAAGTTCCCGGAGTATGAGTTCCACTTCATTCAGGGCTTCAACACCATGGACTACTACCGCGATCTGCTGAACCGTGCGGAGCAGCTGCCGGATATCATCATCTGCCGCCGCTTCTCCCTGAACGATGCGGCTCCTCTGGCAGAGCACCTGATGGACCTGAGCACGACTGAGGTTGCAGGCACCTTCTATTCCAGCTACCTGAACAACAATCAGGAGCCGGACGGTGCGATCCGCTGGCTGCCCATGTGCGCCGAGGTGGACGGCACGGCAGCCAATGTTGATCTGTTTGCTCAGCACAACATCCCCCTGCCTACCAACTATGCCGAGTTCGTGGCGGCTATTGATGCCTTTGAAGCTATCGGCATCAAGGGCTATCAGGCAGACTGGCGGTATGACTACACCTGTCTGGAAACCATGCAGGGCAGTGCTATCCCGGAGCTGATGAGTCTGGAGGGCACCACATGGCGCATGAACTACGAGAGCGAGACCGAGGACGGCTCCACCGGTCTGGACGATGTGGTATGGCCGAAGGTCTTTGAAAAATATGAGCAGTTCCTCAAGGATGTGCGGGTGCAGCCCGGTGACGCTCGGTTGGAGTTGAACCCCATTGCCAAGCCTTTCTATGAGCGGCAGACCGCCATGATCCGCACCACCGCAGGCATAGCGGATGTAATGCCTGACCAGTACGGCTTTAACGCATCTATTCTGCCCTATTTCGGCGAGACTGCCAACGATAGCTGGCTGCTGACCTACCCCATGTGTCAGGCGGCAGTTTCCAGCACAGTAGCGCAGGACGAAGCAAAGCTGGCTGCTGTGCTGAAGGTACTTGAGGCTGTGTACAGTGCAGAGGGTCAGAGCAAGATGGCTGGCGGTGCTGCTGTACTGTCTTATAACAAGGAGATCAATATTACCTCCTCCACTTCTCTGGAACATGTTGCGGATATCATCAGCGCAAATCATCTGTATATGCGTCTGGCCTCCACCGAGATCTTCCGCATTTCGGAAGATGTAGGACACAAGATGATGACCGGCGAATACGATGCCAAGGCCGCATACGATGCGTTCAATGAGCAGCTGGTCACCCCAGAGCGGACCCCGAAGCCGAGGTGCTGTTCACCCAGAATACCGCATACTCCATCGACATGA